The window CAGGGCCGCATTCACACCTCCACCTGCACGGTCGCCGTGCTGCCGGAGGCAGAGCGGGTGGACCGCATCGAGGTGCAACCGGACGAACTTCGCATAGACACTTTTCGCGCCTCGGGAGCGGGGGGGCAGCACGTCAACAAGACCGATTCCGCGATCCGCATCCTGCACCTGCCTACCGGGACCGTGGTGGAGTGCCAGGACGAACGCTCCCAGCACAAGAACCGCGCCAAGGCGATGGCGCTGCTGCAAGCGCGGCTGCTGGCCGCGGAGCGCGGCAGGCAGGCCCAGGAGCGGGCGGAAAGCCGGCGGCTGCTGGTGGGCAGCGGCGCCCGCTCGGAGCGGATTCGCACCTACAATTTTCCGCAAAACCGGATGACGGATCACCGCATCCAACTGACCTTGCACCAGTTGGGGGACGTGCTGCTCGGCAAAATAGACGCCGTGATCGAACCGCTGATCAGCGAGTACCAGGCCCAGGCGCTGAGCGCGGCGGCGGACAGCGCGCAATGACGCCGCGGGACCATGCCGCCACCGTGCGTTCGCTGCTCTTCGAGGCGGCGCGCGTATTGGGGGCCGGCGGGCGCGGCCGGCTGGAGGCGGAACTGCTGCTGGCCGACGTATTGGCGACGGGACGGGCGCGGCTGTACGCGCACCCGGAGATGCCGGTGGCGGCGGCGGCGGCGCGGCGGTTCCGGGCGCTGCTGGCCCGGCGCGCCCTGGGCTGGCCCGTCGCCTACCTTACCGGCCTGCGGGAATTCTGGTCGCTGCCGCTGCGGGTCAGCACGCATACGCTGATCCCCCGTCCCGAGACCGAAGAGGTAGTACGGGCGGCGCTGAAGCTGATTCCCGCGGGCACGGCCGCGCGGGTCGCCGACCTCGGCACGGGCTGCGGCGCGATCGCCGTAGCGCTCGCCGGCGAACGCCCCGCCGCCCAGGTGCTGGCGACGGACATTTGTCCCCGCGCCCTGCGGGTCGCGGCGGCCAACGGCAGGCGCGCGCGACGGCGAAACCTGCGGCTGCGGCGGGGGGACTGGTACGCCCCCCTTCGGGGAATGCGCTTCGACCTGATCGTCAGCAATCCTCCGTACATCGCCCCAGGCGACCCGCACCTGAAGCGCGGAGACCTCCGTTTCGAACCGCGGCGGGCGCTGGTAGGACGCCGGGACGGCCTGCAAGAGTTGCGCGCCCTGGTCGCCGGCGCGCCCGCCCATCTCGCCCCCGGCGGCGCTCTGATATTGGAGCATGGCCGCGGCCAGGGGGAACAGGCGCGCGGACTCTTCCGGCGCCGCGGTTACCGGCGCATCCGTACGCACCGCGACCTCGCGGGCCGCGAGCGAGTCACACAGGGGACCGCCCCCCGTGACTAGGCCGCCGCCCGGCCCCCCGGCTTGCCGCCAGGCGCCCGGCGAGCCGCTCCCCTCCTGGCGCGCCTACCTGCAATCGGCTTACGCCATTTGCCGCCGCCGCCGCTTTGCGCCCGCCTCCCGCCGCGCCCCCCAGCAATGGCGCAGGCACCTGCAAGACAATGACTGAAGCGGGCGAATTGCAAGACGAACAACTGCTGCGCTACAGCCGGCAGATCATGCTGACGCAGATTGATGTCGCCGGGCAACTGCGCCTGCGGCGCGCGCGAACGCTGGTGATCGGACTGGGGGGCCTGGGCTCCCCGGTGGCCATGTACCTGGCGGCGGCCGGCGTGGGCGAACTGACCCTGGCCGACCACGACCGCGTGGACCTCTCCAACTTGCAGCGTCAACTCCTGCACCGCACGGCCGACATCGGCGCCCGCAAGACGGAATCCGCGCGCGCGCGCGTTCTGGAACTGAACCCGGAAGTCCGCACCCGGCTGGTCGGGGAACGGCTGGCCGGACAGACCCTGGAGGCGGAGGCCGCCAGGGCCGACATAGTGGTGGACGCCACCGACAACTTCGCCTCCCGTTTTGCCATCAACCGGGTCTGCGCCCGGCTGCGGAAACCGCTGGTCTCGGGGGCGGCCGCCCGCTTCGAGGGACAAGTCGGCGTCTTCGACACCCGGCGGCCCGACAGCCCCTGCTACCGGTGCCTGTACCCGCAAGAGGCGGCCGACCGCCGCCTGAGCTGCGACGAGGCGGGGGTCGTCGCCCCCCTGCTCGGCATCATCGGCAGCGTACAGGCGCTGGAGACCATGAAGGTGTTAATGGACATCGGCCGCCCCCTCTACGGCAGATTGCTGTTGCTGGACGCCCTGCGCATGGAATGGCAATGCCTGCGTCTGCCCCGCGACCCGGACTGCCCCGACTGCGGCGCCCGCCCCCCGCCCGCCGCCGAACCCGAAGAAGCATGAGCCCCATTTTCGGCTCGAGTCCCGAAAAACCGGCACGGGCGCCTGCCGCGCCGCTAATTCAGATCGAAGAGAGCCATCGCGGCCAGGATGACGGCAATACCCCCGGCCATGCGCCACGTCAGCCGCGCCTCCCGGGCGGCCATCTCCGCCCTTACGGAAGAAATATCCTCCCTTACGGCGCAGAGATCTTCTCTTACGGCGGAGATATCTTCTCGCGCGGCAAAGACATCCGCCCTGGTTGCCATGTCGCTGGCAACCGCAACGGACTGCGCCGCCGCCCGCGCCTTGTCGTCCGATGCCCCCGCGTCCCGCAGGGCGTCCAATAGCTCGATATTCGCCTGGGTCATGCCGTGATCGATCATAATCTACATCGCGGGCGCTTGCCACGCGCCGCCGCCGGGCGCCCAAGCGAAGGAGAGAGCAAGGAGGCGGGCGCCCGGCGGCACACAACCATGGAGCCAGCGTTTATTCCACGGTCAGGAATTCGCGGTTCTTCTCGATGATGACGGGGCCGATCCCGCGCACATCCGCCAATTCGTCTATGGATTTGAACTCGCCGTTCTCTTCCCGGTAGGAAACGATGGCCCGGGCCTTGGCTTGTCCAATGCCCTTGATCAGCGCCAGGGTTGCCGCGTCGGCCGTATTGATGTTCACCGTTGCCGGGATGGTCTCCGAAGCCGTCTCCGGCGTCATCTCCGGGGCCATCTCCGGGGTCGTCTCCGCGGCGCCTGCCAACAACGGCAGGAGCAGCAGGGACGCGAGCAGGATTTTTCCGGTCATAGTCGCAACCTCCATGTTCTTACGATTCCCTTACCCATGCGGGCAGAAGCAATCCTAGCCTGCCTACCGCCGAAAAAAATCATTCATTTGAAGGATTTTTGGGGGAGTGCGCGGCGGCCTCCAAGCCGTTACGCAAA is drawn from Gammaproteobacteria bacterium and contains these coding sequences:
- the prmC gene encoding peptide chain release factor N(5)-glutamine methyltransferase, translating into MTPRDHAATVRSLLFEAARVLGAGGRGRLEAELLLADVLATGRARLYAHPEMPVAAAAARRFRALLARRALGWPVAYLTGLREFWSLPLRVSTHTLIPRPETEEVVRAALKLIPAGTAARVADLGTGCGAIAVALAGERPAAQVLATDICPRALRVAAANGRRARRRNLRLRRGDWYAPLRGMRFDLIVSNPPYIAPGDPHLKRGDLRFEPRRALVGRRDGLQELRALVAGAPAHLAPGGALILEHGRGQGEQARGLFRRRGYRRIRTHRDLAGRERVTQGTAPRD
- the moeB gene encoding molybdopterin-synthase adenylyltransferase MoeB, translating into MQDEQLLRYSRQIMLTQIDVAGQLRLRRARTLVIGLGGLGSPVAMYLAAAGVGELTLADHDRVDLSNLQRQLLHRTADIGARKTESARARVLELNPEVRTRLVGERLAGQTLEAEAARADIVVDATDNFASRFAINRVCARLRKPLVSGAAARFEGQVGVFDTRRPDSPCYRCLYPQEAADRRLSCDEAGVVAPLLGIIGSVQALETMKVLMDIGRPLYGRLLLLDALRMEWQCLRLPRDPDCPDCGARPPPAAEPEEA
- a CDS encoding ComEA family DNA-binding protein — translated: MTGKILLASLLLLPLLAGAAETTPEMAPEMTPETASETIPATVNINTADAATLALIKGIGQAKARAIVSYREENGEFKSIDELADVRGIGPVIIEKNREFLTVE